The following DNA comes from Dehalococcoidia bacterium.
CCTCGAACGGCTGGTGCGGGTCTGGCGCGACCGCTATCGCGTGCTCGGCGAGCGGCCGGAGATCGCATATGTCTACATCTTCGAAAACCGCGGAGAGGCCGTCGGCGTCACCCTCCACCATCCGCACGGCCAGATCTACGCGATGCCGTTCGTGCCGCCTATTCCCGCGCGCGAACTGGAGTCGGGTCGCCAGTACCGCGCGCGCACCGGCCGCTGCCTTCTCTGCGACCTCGCCGCAGCTGAGCAGCGCTTCGGGCGGCGGCTTGTCCTCGCGAACGCGCGGTTCGTCGTCTACTGCCCCTTCGGCTCCCGGTTCCCGTACGAGGCGCACGTGACGCCGCTCCAGCACCTGCCGAGCCTCCTTGCCTTCGACGAGGAAGACTGCCGCCAGTTCGCTGCCGCGCTCGGCGCGCTGCTCCGCGCGTACGACCGCCTTTGGAACCGACCGATGCCCTACATGCTTGTCATGCACCAAGCGCCGACCGACGGCGGAGCGTGGCCCGAGGCGCACTTCCATACGGAGCTCTACCCCCTCGCGCGTTCGCCGGAAAAGCTGAAATACCTCGCCGGCTCAGAAAGCGGCGCCGGCCTCTTCGTGACCGATATCCTGCCCGAGAGTGCTGCGCCCGCCCTGCGCTCTGCGCTCGACCCCAGCTTTCCTGCCTGACCCGCGTCGCGCCATGCCCCAAGCGGCCAGCCACGACCGCGCAGAGCGCAGTGGACAGCGCTGCCCCTGACCGGAGGTCGCGCCCGGCCAGCCACGACCGCGCAGAGCGCAGGCCGGCGGCGCTCAGCCGACAAACGCCACGATCGCCTCGGCCGTGCGGCGCGGCTGCTCCTGCTGCGGGAAGCGGCCCGCCCCGGGAATGCGGACACTGCTCCCATGCCGCAGCGCAGCGAGAGACGGCGCTTCAAACCGGTCGATGAGGGTGTCACGTTCGCCGTATACGAGCAAGGTCGGGACGCCGACCCTCGGCAGCAGCGCCGGGAAATCGGCCAAACCTACTCCTCGCTCGCTCTTCGCCACCCAGCGGCCGGCAACAGCCCGGCTCGCGTTCATCTCCTCCGCGATCCGGATATCGTGCGTGCCGGAGATCTGGGCGATGCGCGCAGCATCGCGCGGCAGGGGCAAGCCGTCCGCATCGTAGAAGCCGCTCTGGCGGCTTGCCGCTTCGATCGCTTCCCGGCTCGCTGCCGGCCCGAGCGCGCAGCTGATCAGGACGAGCTTGCGGACAAGGTCCGGCCGGTCAACTGCCACCTGAACCGCGACGCAGCCTCCGAGCGAATTGCCGACAATGGCAGCGCGAGCGATGCCGAGAGAGTCGAGCGCTTCCTCCACAGCGCTCGCGCCGCTCTCGATCGGAAATTCCCACCCCGCCGGCTCCTCGAACAGCGACGACCCATGACCCGGGAGATCCAAAGCGACCACCCGATAGCGGTCGGCCAGCTCAGCGGCAAGGGCACGCCAATCTTGCAGCCACCCACCCAGCTTGTGGAGGAGCACCACCGGCGGTCCGTTGCCGCACGCTGCGTAGGCGATCACTCCTCCCGTGACCGGCACTGCACCGAGCGCAGTCCAAGGGCCGCCAAGGGCGCGCTCCTCCTCACGCATTCCTGCCCTCCGCTCCGGTGCGGATTGCGGCAAATTCCCCGCGCCGCATAATGACAGGCGTGTTGCCCGCTTCCTCACCGAGAAACCCTTCCGCGCGCAGATAGTCGGGTTCGAAGCGCATCACGACGCGCTGCCAGTCCCGCTGGGGGACCGAAAAGCCAAGCGCGCGCGAGCGCCGCTCCATGAACTCCGCAACTGCGCCTTCATCCTCAATCAGGGTGACGGTGCCGCGCATCCAGACGTTTTTGCGCCGCCGCGCCGGCTGATCCTCGACCCAGAGATACTGGCCACGAGGGTCGCGCCGAAGATGCTTCAGCTTGAGCGACTGCGCCTGCGAAACGGTCCAGACCGTCCACCCCTCAATGAACGTGCTGACCTGGCGGATCGAAGGATTTCCCCGCCGGTCGAGCGAGATGAAAAAGGCATTGCGTCCTTGCTGGGGCTCCGCGCCGATGAAGGCGCGGATCGCGGCGATCGCCGCCTCCCGGGCAACTGCGCTCATCACTCCTCCACGGCCGCTGGCTGCGGCACCGCATTTTCCGCGATCGCAGCGCGGCCCCGCTCAGGCATTGACATCGATAACAATCCGCCCGCGCACGCGCCCCTCGACAATCTCGTGCGCGAGCTGAGGCAGCTCTGAGAGCGGCGCGACCCGAGTTATCGAGCGCACAAGGTCGGCCGGCACCGCCGCCAGTAGGGCAAAGGCTCGCTCACGGCGCGGCATCGGGCAGTTCACGGAGTCGATGCCGAGCAAATTGACCGCACGCAGGATGAACGGGTAGACCGTTGTCGGCACCTCTGCGCCGGCCGCATTGCCGCAGGCGGCCACACTCGCGCCATACGCCATCTGCCGGAGCAGATTGCCCAAGATGACGCCGCCGACCGTGTCAACCGCTCCTCCCCAGCGAGCGCTCTCGAGCGGCCGGCTTGAGGGGGTGGAGAGCGAGGCGCGGTCGAGAATGTCACTCGCGCCGAGAGCGCGCAAGTACGCTGCTTCGTGCGTCCGTCCTGTCACTGCCATCACGCGAACGCCCCGTTGCGCCAACAGCGCAACCGCGATCGAACCGACCCCGCCTGCGGCGCCAGTGACGACGGTCTCCCGTCCCTCGACGGGCGCATCGTGCGCCTCGAGCGCCAGCACGCAGAGTGCCGCCGTCAGCCCGGCGGTGCCGAACGCCATCGCCGTCTCGAGAGACATCCCTGCCGGCAGACGCATCAGCCAGTCGCTCTTCAGCCGCGCGTATTGCGCGAACCCGCCCCAGTGGCGCTCGCCGATCCCCCAGCCGGTAGCAATCACCTCGTCACCCGGCTGGAAGCGAGGAGAGTCCGAGGCGACCACCACGCCCGCGACATCGATCCCCGGGACAAAGGGAAAGGCGCGGAGAATGGGGCCTCGGTTGGTAATCGCGAGGCCGTCTTTGTAATTCAAGCTGGAATATACGACGCGGATGAGCACATCCCCCTCGGGGAGCGCATCGAGAGACAACTTCCGAAACTCCGCGCGGTAGTTTCCGTCCGCCTGGTCAACAACAAGAGCGCGAAACGGCTCGCTCATCGTCGTTCCTTCCTTGCCCATGGGTCGGGCTCACTGGAGCGTGGACTGCGTGGGGATAATAAAGAGCAGACGGCGACGACGGCCGCTCAGCGCGACACGCTCGCGGAAGAGGGAAGAGAGTTCTCTCCCTGCACTTTTCCCGCCTGCCCCGTAGCCGCGGCGACCGTCGAGCGACCCGAGAACACGACGGCAAGTACAATCTCCAGCACGCTATGCCGAGCAGCAGCAGCGAAGAGGAGAGGCCTATGCACATCATCACGGTTGAATTCATCGCCAACACTGAGGACGAGGAGAAGGTGCGAGAGGCGCATCGTCCTGTGTTCGAAGCATTCATGGCGCACGAGGCCTGCCTCGGCGCGCAGCTGCTTCGCTCAAAGAGCCGCAAGGAACCGCTCCGCTATCTCGTGCAGACGTGCTGGCGCAGCAAGGAAGAAGCGATCGCGGTCTCCTCCAAGCCCGAGGTGATGGCCGCCCACGAC
Coding sequences within:
- the galT gene encoding galactose-1-phosphate uridylyltransferase, which produces MTELRWDPLRGEWIAAAAERQERTFLPPREHCPFCPTTAGGPLTEAPAPYEIAVLQNRFPALQPEPPPPRVEGTDLWPVRPGLGVCEVVLYTPVHDSALSLLPVEHLERLVRVWRDRYRVLGERPEIAYVYIFENRGEAVGVTLHHPHGQIYAMPFVPPIPARELESGRQYRARTGRCLLCDLAAAEQRFGRRLVLANARFVVYCPFGSRFPYEAHVTPLQHLPSLLAFDEEDCRQFAAALGALLRAYDRLWNRPMPYMLVMHQAPTDGGAWPEAHFHTELYPLARSPEKLKYLAGSESGAGLFVTDILPESAAPALRSALDPSFPA
- a CDS encoding alpha/beta fold hydrolase, with the translated sequence MREEERALGGPWTALGAVPVTGGVIAYAACGNGPPVVLLHKLGGWLQDWRALAAELADRYRVVALDLPGHGSSLFEEPAGWEFPIESGASAVEEALDSLGIARAAIVGNSLGGCVAVQVAVDRPDLVRKLVLISCALGPAASREAIEAASRQSGFYDADGLPLPRDAARIAQISGTHDIRIAEEMNASRAVAGRWVAKSERGVGLADFPALLPRVGVPTLLVYGERDTLIDRFEAPSLAALRHGSSVRIPGAGRFPQQEQPRRTAEAIVAFVG
- a CDS encoding oxidoreductase encodes the protein MSEPFRALVVDQADGNYRAEFRKLSLDALPEGDVLIRVVYSSLNYKDGLAITNRGPILRAFPFVPGIDVAGVVVASDSPRFQPGDEVIATGWGIGERHWGGFAQYARLKSDWLMRLPAGMSLETAMAFGTAGLTAALCVLALEAHDAPVEGRETVVTGAAGGVGSIAVALLAQRGVRVMAVTGRTHEAAYLRALGASDILDRASLSTPSSRPLESARWGGAVDTVGGVILGNLLRQMAYGASVAACGNAAGAEVPTTVYPFILRAVNLLGIDSVNCPMPRRERAFALLAAVPADLVRSITRVAPLSELPQLAHEIVEGRVRGRIVIDVNA
- a CDS encoding antibiotic biosynthesis monooxygenase; translated protein: MHIITVEFIANTEDEEKVREAHRPVFEAFMAHEACLGAQLLRSKSRKEPLRYLVQTCWRSKEEAIAVSSKPEVMAAHDKIYEVQTRDQKMSVWGPVSQYGIFAGEDIRSRLRPTEASHG
- a CDS encoding pyridoxamine 5'-phosphate oxidase family protein — encoded protein: MSAVAREAAIAAIRAFIGAEPQQGRNAFFISLDRRGNPSIRQVSTFIEGWTVWTVSQAQSLKLKHLRRDPRGQYLWVEDQPARRRKNVWMRGTVTLIEDEGAVAEFMERRSRALGFSVPQRDWQRVVMRFEPDYLRAEGFLGEEAGNTPVIMRRGEFAAIRTGAEGRNA